The genomic segment TCACCTCTATGATCGCTATCCTCCCCCTGAAGCCCGCCACTATATCCGCTGATGGATGCGCCGAGACGCCGCTCCCGGCCACCCTCACGGCGCCTATCCCAAGGCTCCAGAACCTCTCAAGCAAGTCCCTCTCGGCCCTTATTCCCTTCCTCCTGACTCCCATCAGGTCCCACCCGTCAGGTTTATCGAACCCTCGGAGGTCACCAGCACGGTATCCTCGTACTGAACCACGAACCTGCCGGACACCTCGACGAGGGGCGGATATGATATTAGGGCTCCTTTCTTGGCCAAGCGCAGCAGTATATCATTTATCCTGCCACCGATCTCGCTGAAGAACCATCTCTCACAGAAGGGAAGCTTGCTGTAGTTCCTCTCTATCAGTCTCATGACCCTCCTCTCCCTCTCGTCCCTCGAGCTCACCTTCCTCCTCATCGAGAATATCAGGGGCTCACCAAATGAAACCACGTAACCCTTTGAATCGGGTGAGGTCACGAAAGGCTCTATAGCAAAGATATCCCCCTTCTTCACCCTGTAATTTCCCCTGACTGGGATGTTTGGGACATCCACCCCCGCATGAAGCTTGTAAACCTCTATCTTATGACCCGTGAGATTGCTTATGGGCTTGTACCCGGAGGAGACTATGGTCTCATAGATGACCTCGCTCACATCTATCAGCCTACTTCCGGGGGCGATCCTGGCCACGGCCTTGATCACCGCCTCCCTCGCGACCTCCACCATCTCCTCATACCTATCATCCAGCACCACGGTCCTGGCGGCGTCGACTATCAGGCCCCCGGCATGCGATCCCATGTCCAGCTTCACGACCGAACCGCTCAAAACGATGCTCTCATCCCCGGGGAAGGGCGTGTAGTGGGCGGCCGTCTGATTCAGCGATATGTTCGTGGGGAATGCCGGCTCGTATCCCATCTCCCTTATCCTGCTCTCAGACTCCTCGGCTATGTCGAGCAACCTCACCCCCTCCCTGACCCTTTGGAGCATGTCCTCCAGCACCGATGAGTGAGCCTCACCCAGCCTCATTAGCGTCTCGATCTCCTCCTCTCCCATGGACATTCGACTCCCCGGAGCTATTGGAAGGAAATTAAAAATAGGGTTCGCATGCTCCTATGATCTATGAGGAGGATCCGCCTCGGGGAAAGCGGGAGGGAGGAGGTAATCATAGAGGTTGTTGAGGTGCTTAAGAGGGGGGGCCTCGTGATATACCCCACGGACACCGTCTACGGGCTGGGAGCTGACGCCGAGAATGAGGAATCCGTGAGGAGGGTCTACGAGGTCAAGGGGAGGCCCGGGGAGAAGAGACTCACGATAGCCGTCAGCGATATTGACATGCTCGAGAGATACGCCCTGCTCGATGAAATCAGCAGGGAGCTCATCCTGAGGTTCCTCCCCGGGAAGGTGACGTTCATACTCAGGAAGACATCAAGGGTTCTGGATCTCGTCAATCCGGAGGCGATAGGGGTAAGGATCCCCAACCTGCCCATCGTTCTGGAGATCATAAGGTGTTTCGGAAGGGCGATAACAGCCACTAGCGCCAATATATCCGGGAGACCTCCAAAATTGGACCCCGATGAGGCCGCTAGTGAGGTTAAAGCGGATTTACTGCTCGATTACGGTGTACTGCCGCCCAGCAAACCATCCACCGTAGTCGATTTAACTGGGGGAGAACCCGTACTCATCAGGGAGGGTGATGTCCCATTCGAAGCGATACTGAGGGAGTATCGGAGGATAACATCATCTCGCTTGGGATAGAGTCCACGGCCCACACCTTCGGCGTGGGGGTGGTTGATGCAGCCGGGAGGGTGCTCTCCAACAAGTGGCGCACGTTCTCCTCGATGAGCGGGGGGATGAGGCCTCATGAGCTCGCCGAGCATCACTCCAGCGTAGCCTTGGAGGTACTGGAGGAGGCTCTCTCGTCGGCTGGAGTGTCTATCAGGGACATTTCGGTCATAGGATATTCCAGAGGACCTGGAATCGGTCAGGCACTTTTAATCGGGGCTTTCATTGCGAGATCCCTCTCCTTGAAGCTAAATAAACCGTTGATAGGGGTGAATCATCCGCTGGCGCACGTGGAGATAGGGAGGATGATCACGGGCTCCAAGGATCCCGTGGTGCTCTACGTCTCCGGAGGTAACACGCAGGTGATATCCCATAACGGAAGGAGGTATGTGGTTCTGGGGGAGACCTTGGACATAGGTCTCGGAAACGCTCAAGATCGTCTGGGCAGGGAGCTGGGACTCCCATTCCCACCGGGCCCCCTCATGGACTCCATGGAGGGGAACTGGATCGAGTTACCGTACACGGTCAAGGGCATGGATCTCTCATTCAGCGGACTGCTAACGGAGGCATTGAGGAAGCTCAGATCGGGAGCTAGAAAGGAGGACGTGGTATGGAGCTTCATGGAGGTCGCTTTCTCGATGACCGTTGAGGTTGCCGAGAGGGCCCTTGCCCTCACCGGCAAGGATGAACTGTTATTAGTTGGAGGGGTGGCGGCATCCCCCAGGTTCAAGGAGAAGGTGAGGAGGATGTGTGAGGAAAGAGGTGCCTCTTTAAAGGTCCCACCACCGGATCTGGCCAGGGATAATGGTGCCATGATAGCTTGGACCGCGCTACTATGTCACTTACACGGAATATTCCCACCGGAGGATCCCGTCAGCTCCCACATACTACCTGAATGGAGGATAGACGACCTCAACTGGCCGCTCATCTGAGCGGGTGTCTCCCATGGCCGGGAAGAAGTTCAACATATGCCTCTCAGGACTAACCGGGAGCGGGAAGAGCACGCTGGCTAGGAGGCTCGCCGAGAGATACGGATTGGAGAGGATATCCGGGGGGGAGCTCCTGAAGGAGCTAATCGCTGGGAGCGAGAGCTTGGAGGATCAGGGATGGTGGGAGAGGGATCAGGCCCGTGAAGCGCTGGATAGGAGGCTGGAGGATCCCAGATATGATCTTGAGGTTGATAGAAGGCTCATGGAGCTTGCGAGGGAGGGAGGATACGTCCTGGATTCATGGACCATCGCGTACCTGCTGGACTGCGATGCCTGCATAAAGATATTCCTCAAGGCGGATTTGGATGTGAGGGCCTCTAGAGTAGCTAGTAGGGACAAAATAAGCATTGAAGAGGCAATGAATAGAATAAAAGTCAAGGAAGAAAGGACGTATGAGATATATAAGAGAATTTATGGGTTCGATCTAGCCAAGGATCTAACTCCCTTCCATCTCGTCGTGGACACAACGAGGATGGAGCCCGATGAAGTGTTTCACCTGGTGAGCTCTTACATAGACATAATTATCAGTAAAATTCGGGAAAAGAATTAGATTAATTGGTATTAAGCGGGCATATTTTTAATTATTTTTACGTCTGATCCCTAGGGGGACTTCAAGCTTAAAATAGGGTTCCCGCCCAATTGTGATGAAGGGAAGTTGACGGTGGAGCTGCAGAGGGAAGTTGAGGAGATAAGAAGACGCTTCAGGATAGTCGGGAGGAGAGAGGAGCTCAAGAAGATGCTGATAGCCGTAAGAAGCGGTAAGCACATCCTACTGGAGGGACCCGTTGGAGTGGGGAAGACTCTGCTCGCTAGGGCGCTCGCTGAGTACCTTTGCAGGGACTTCGTGAGGGTCGATGGTGATGAGAGGCTCGATGAGAACAAGCTCCTGGGTCACTGGGATCCCCCAACGGTGCTGAGGATGGGATACGTCGAGGAGGCATTCATACCGGGACCGCTCACCAGAGCCGCTCTATCTGGATCCATCCTATTCATTAATGAATTAAATAGACTTCCCGAGTCTGCTCAAAATGCTTTATTACCAGCGATGGATGAGGGGATAATACAGATCCCTCACCTGGGCACTCTGAGGGCGAAGGAGGGGTTCCTGATAATAGCCACCCAGAACCCGGAGGAGGATATAGGGGTCTACAGACTATCGGAGGCGCTGAAGGACAGGTTCGTTCTGGTGAAGCTGGATTACCCGAGTAGGGATGAGGAAATAGAGATAGTGAAGACCCACATCCCAGAGGTCGATGATAGGATCGCTGAGATAAGTGTTGATATAGTCAGGAGGACTAGGGAGCATCCGAGCATAGTGAGGGGCTGCTCTGTCCGCTCCTCCATCGATCTGGCCAAGATAACAAGTCTGATGGACGGTGGTGATGAGAAGTGGTACACCTCGGCTTTGATGACCCTGCCCCAGAGGATAGAGACGAGCGACTCAAGCGCGGATAAGGAGAAGCTCATAAGGGAGCTCGTTAGGTCGGTCTTGGATGGATATAAACCGGATTTTCCCGCGCAGAGGGACCTGCAAAGGTCCCGATGACTCTTAAACTTAAAAACATGGGCTTCCAAATACAGAGGGATTTTCAGAGCCTGAACTTCGAGAACCTAAGGAAGTTGGCCGACCATTACCTGATGGAAGGTGATCTAAGGGGACTTCTGGACCTCTCGAATTATAGTCAGATATTGGTGGCTGAATCTATCTCTGAGGGAGGATTTCCGGAGAAAGCGTTGATCTCGATTGAGAGGGATCCTGAGACGGCCGTGAGGCTCTACAGGCAGGTCAGGTGGAAGTTGAATGAGAGGGCCAGGGAGATCTTCAGGAGGCTCATATCGAAGGTGGTGATAAGGGCATCATGCGGAGACGTGAAGGGCCTCACGACCGAATCAAGGGATTACGTCCCTTACTCACCAGGCATGGAATTCGATCTGGAGAGGACGATTGAGAGGATCATCGAGAGGTGCAAGAGGATTGAGGAGGTTGACTATGACGATATAGTAGCTTCCACTAAGAGCAGGAGGAACAGGTCCCTGGTTATCATATTGGATTCGAGCGGCTCCATGACCGGTAAGAAGATACTCATAGCCATGATGATAGCAGCCATAGCATCCCATAAGCTGAGGGAGGGGAGGTACTGCGTCATCGGATTCAACAGTGACGCTTTCGTGATGAAATCACCCACGGATAACAAGAGCGTGACCAAGGTTATAGAGGAGATATTAGATCTCGTTCCCCTAGGGTACACGAACATAGCGGAGGGCCTCAGGAGGGGGCTGGAGCTATCCCGCCATCTGAGGGACCCCGATTTCCTCCTAATAACGGACGGTGAGTACAACGTTGGGGAGGACCCGAGAAACGTGGCTAGGAGGTTCAGGAGTCTCAACGTGATCTACACAGCTGGAAGGAGGGGCTCCAAGGGATTGGCTCTCTGCGAAAGCATGGCAAGTCTGGGAGGAGGCAGATGCTTCACCGTGAGGGACTTCAGGGAGATCCCAGGCATGATGAGGAGGATCTTCGGCCATTGAAAATCAAGGTCTCACGGGAGTTTCGCGCGACCAGCGGCCCAGGAGTTTGGCTGCGATGAGTGAGCCCGCTGATGCTGAAAAGATAGCTTAATTTATGCTATGGACGTAAATGCTTATGATGTTAGCTTCAGAGGCGAGTAAATCATAATGATACTTTACAGATTTTCTCCCACATCGCCGAGGCGTGAACTTAAAACGGTTAAATATGGAATCGGGCATGTGAGGACCGGCGGGGGTGGCCGAGGGGTCCAAGGCGCCAGCCTTAGGAGCTGGTGGGTCCAGGCCCGCGTGGGTTCGAATCCCACCCCCCGCATCTATGTTGCTGAGCCCTCGAGAACTCTGGAGACGATCGGATTCAGCTCTACGATCTTCGTCTTTCCCTGCGATACCCTCCTTATGAACCTCATTGAGTCGAGCCTCTTCAACACCCTGGAGACCTTGCTCTTAGAGAACCCCGTCAGTTCCGGCAGATCTTTCTGCTCAATTCTTCCGTTATTCCTGTGGATTATCTCTAAAATACTTCTCTCATCCTTGTCCAGTTTCTCCAGGGCCTCCTCCAGCTTGAGGAGCGTCTCCTCGTCAACCTCATCAGCCTCGATTGGAGTTGGCAAGCCCCTCCCTCTCCCGTACCTGAGCCTTCTGGCCAGGGTGGTGACGAATACTGTCAAGCTCGCTGTGAAGGCGTTTGAGATCAGGAGTATTGGGATCATCTGCTCCGAGGGGGTCTGCTGAGGGACGGCATCCGTTCGGACGGGCTGCCCGGCCAGCTGACTCATGATCTTGAACTCTAGGATGAAGTCCCAGCCTCCCCCCCTAGGAGCTGGGAAGGGCGACCATATGGCCGTGAGCCTCTCCGAGAGTGGATCCATGCTCAGGGCTCCCTCCTGACCTATCCTCGTGACCCCGGCACCCCTTGGGAGTATGACCTCCATCACGGATTTGTTGTAATCCAAGGTGACGTTGGGCTTGTAGAACCTATAGGCGAACCTGTAGCTATCATCAAATTTCGCCAGAACGGTTGTTGGTTTCAAGGTGAAGCTGAAAGATATGTTCCTGGCCTCCCCGGGTTTCAGTCCCTCCTCGAAACCCACTAATATCGCATCTCCGAACGATTGCGTGCTGACCCTCTGTGCGTAGATCCCCCGAGACAGGGACCTTGCGTCAGAGATGCCCTTCTCCGGGTTCTCCATAGATATGCCTATGGGCACCACTGGAAACATCACCGCCCTAACAACTCCAGTGAAGTTTCTTGGGACCTTAATCTCAGCGATAACTGTGACCTTCACGGAGGAGTTCTCGAAGAGCTCTGCCGTCACCACCATCCTCGTTATTGTGACCTCCTGAGGGGGCTCCGCCCCTATCGCGATCGAGGACAGCGGGATGAGCAGGAGAGCGATGCCTAACAGGACCTTTGCAGTTCGTTTCATGGGCTCCCTCCTTTCCGAGATCTCCGGGACGGTCGGGTGAATAACTTTATTAAAGTATCTCGGCTACAGTCGATCGATCCTAGATTGAAAGTAGGTGGGCTCGCGGACCTGATCGAGTGGGTGGATGGGATAAACAGGAGAGCCTCTTCGGATCTAGCGGAGGTCGTGGTGGAGGGTAGGAGGGATGAGAGGGCCCTCAGGCTATTGGGGGTGCGAGCTAGGTTCGTTCGCGCCAGCGACCTCCTCAGGGAGCTGAGGGACGAGGGAGAGGCCAGAGTCAGGGGAAGAGTGTTTATAATATTGACAGATTTTGATAAGGAAGGAATTAAAATCTACGAAAAATTGAAGAAGAGAATAACTAGTTGCGGGGGAAATGTGGACGACATGCCCAGGGTCTCTTACCTGAGGATGGGTCTCCCACCACTACTGGAGGAGATAGAGGGATTCTTGGAGAGGAGGTTCCCGGATTGGGACTTGATAATAGGCTCTCGCTCAGAGTGGTCCTAGAGGCCGAGGTCTACCCGACCGAGGATGAGAGGAGGGTAATGCAGGCGATGAAGACCATAGTACCTTTCAGCGAGGAGGTGGATGACGTGGAGGTTCTGGAGGGTCCTGTAAAGCTCATCAGGGTCAGGAAGGAAGGACACGACTCCCTATCTAAATTGAGGAGCTCCCTCAGGAATAACAGGGTGCTAGATACTGCGAGAAGTCTGTTACTATCTAAGAGGGGTGAGATCAGGCCCCTGAGGTTCCACAAGCAGGCTGCCATGGTGGGAAGGATAAATCTGGTCGATGACGAGGAGTTCTCCCCAATGGGCGCCATAGTCCTGAGGATCGAGTACGAGGGGGATCCCACGATACTAGCTGACTGGCTCGCGCCCAAGACTGAGAGGGGCAGGCCTGTTGGTGAGGCGACCCTTCAGGATCTCCTTCGCGGTAGGAGGGAGGTCTCAAACATCTAGCGAGAGGAAATCCCTCGCCACCACGATCTCACCCTTGTAAGCTTTTGACGCTTCCTCCTGGAACCTCGGCAGATCCTCATCGGAGTACCTGGCGCTGAAGTGCGTTAAAGCGAGCTTCTTGACGCCCGCAGCTTCAGCAACCTCACCGGCCTCTAGGGCGGTGCTGTGACCGGTGGCCAGGGCCCTATCCTTGTGCTCCTCTAGGTAAGTGGCCTCATGTATGAGCAGATCGGCTCCCCTAGCGGCCTCTATGACTGACTCGGATGGCCTAGTGTCTGAGGAGTAGACCAGCACCGCCCCCCTCCTAGGAGGTCCCATGACCTCCTTAGGACTCACCACCCTACCATCCGGCAGCTTTATCGTGAAGCCCTTCTGAAGAAACCCTCTCATGAAGACGGGGATGCCCAATTCATCTGCTTTCTTCGGATCGAACTCTCCCGGTCTGTCTTTCTCCTTCAACTTCAAACCGTATGTTTCGAAGCCGTTGTGATCCACCTCGAAGAACTCGAGCGTGAATCTCCCCAGGTCCATCGGCCTCCCTACCTCTATGCTCGAGAATATCACCCTGAACTGGGGCTTGGATCCGGTTCCCTCCAGTATTGAGCTCAGGAGGGGTTCGAGAGCCCTGGGCCCTATTATCTTGAGCTCGGAGCTCCTCTTGAGTATGCCCAGTGTCTGTATCATGGGAAAGAGGCCGAAAAAATGATCTCCATGCAGATGAGTTATCACTATTTTATTCACATCCATAAGGCTCTCCTTACCCCTTATCATCTGCCTTTGTGTTCCTTCACCGCAATCCAACAGTATGGACTCTCCTCCCAACTTCACCAAGATCGCGGGCAGCCCTCTGTCATTCGTGGGAACAGCGGAGCTCGTCCCCAGGAACTTTACCCTCATAGGATGGCAGATCCCCTGACCAGATTTTAAAATCTCCCCGGGCCGGTGGTCATCCCCGGGTCCTAATTTTCAGAAAAACATGCTAGAAAGCTTCCCTGCTTCAGCGGTGAGATGAATGGCGTCGATAGGTTTAAATAATCATGAACCTCATTAAAAAGTATGGATCAATAATCCCGAGTCCCTCCTGGAGGGATAGGGATAACGGGGTCGTGGCAGACCCCTTGCTTCTAAGGTGGGATGGATGCAGGTGGGAGCCTAGAAGGGCTGTGAACACCGAAGAGATGAACGCCGTAGAAGCAAGAATCCCTCTTAAGCAGGGGGAGTGTCAAGTGGCCCTCGAATGGTCCATGAGCTCCCTTAAGCTCCAAGATCCGAGAAAGATGAGAAGCGGCGGAGCGCCCGATGGGAGTGGGTGAAAGCATTTATCGGGGGCTCACCTGGCGCTCTGGGGCGATGAGGCCGGAGGGGACGACTGAGCCGGTGATGTTGCACCCCTCAAGCCGAGCCCCTCCATCCCACGGAGGCCGTACACGTAGCTAACCCCCAGAAGCTCGGCAAGATCCCTGTCAAGGGCGCCTAGGTCCTCGCTGGAGAGCTCATCAAGCCCGCACTTCCCCAGAGCGAATGCGATCACTTTCAGTCCCCTCTCCAGTTCCCTCAGGTAGCTCACCACCCCGGCTGCGCAGCCCCTCAGCTGGGTGGAGGATCCGAGGATCCTCCTGAGACCGCTGGACTGTCCGCTGAGGCAGGCCTTCCTCAGAGCTTCGCTCAGCTCCACCGCGCTGGCCCCAAGGGCCAGGGACTTCGCGATTTGGGAGCAGTCCCTCAGCTCGCTCGAGATTATGAGGCTCATCCTCACCCCACGCTCCCTGGCCCTCACCACCGCCCCTAGGCAGGCGATCAGGGGCAGGCCCGCTCCGATGGCTCCGGCCTCTATGGTAACCGCATCGGCCCCTTCCCTCCCAGCTATCTCTATCACCCTGTCCAGGTCCCGGTAGGGACCCGTCCTCAGGAAGACCCTGACCCTCGGGAAGTTGTTCCTGATGGACCTGATCCTGCCGGCCAGCACCTCCTCGGTCATCGTCCTCGGGATTGGGAGCTCCGGTGCCTCCAGGTTCGAGGGACGAACTGAGCCGGCCAGGGCGCTTATCTCGAAGGCCAGCAGTCCCTCATCCACGTAGGGATCCAGATCGGGGTCCGTGTACACCCTCTCCCAGAGCCTCACACCATCCTCGGGGGCCTGCCGCACCACCAGTCCCCCCAGCCCCTTCATGCTCTCCAGGTGGGCCAGGGCGATCTCCTTGAATGAGGGGAGTCCGGATTTCTCATCATGGCCCTCGGGAGCGATAGCTAGGGAGAGAGGTGCTCCCATCTCAGCGCATCCCCTCGCTATCTCCAAGCTCATGGGATCGCGTAACCAGGTCAGCGAGCAGACCACCGGGATCCTCGCCCTGAACCCACCGATCGAGGTTTCAGTGATCACCTCCTCTTGCGACGGCTCCCTCAGCAGCTCCATCCCCCTCCAGAACCTACCAGGCGTGAACTGAGGGGGGAGCAGGATCAGCTCATCGAGCGAGGGCCTTTCAGCTCCCTCAGGGTATCCCGAGGACCGAGCCCTCAAGGCGTGTGCACCCCCGGAACCTTGGGAGCCGGCCTGGCGAGGTGGACCGATGGGAGATCGCAGACGTACTTCACAAGCCTCTCCATCCCGATGCCGAAGCCGGCCGTCGGCTTTCCGTGATCCCTGAGGAACTTCAGGTACCATTCGTAGGGCCCCGGATCCTCACCGCTCTCCATCATCCTGGCGAAGACCCTTGATGCCTCATATTCCCTTGCAGCCCCTGATGATAGCTCCCCATGACCCTCGGGCGCCAGGAGGTCGAAGTCCATGAGAGTTCCGGGTCTGTCAGGGTACTCTCGATCGTAGAAGCCCCTCGCTCCCTTCGGGTAGTCCTGGATGAAGAAGGGCTGATCCTGAATCTTGGAAAGGTACCACTCCCACTCCCATGGGATCTCGGCAGTGAAGCTGAGCCTCTCCCGGGGTCTCCTGACGTTGAACCTCCTCTCCAGTTCCCTCAAGACCTCATCCCTCCTGGAGTGATCCATCAGGAGCTCAACAGCCTCCCTGTGCGTCATCCTCTTCAGGGGAAGCCTTATGTCTGGGAGTTCCCTCCTCTCGGATCCGAAGAACTCCCAAATCCTCTTCAGCCGGTCCTCATAACCCCTAACCTCATCAATCACGT from the Candidatus Korarchaeota archaeon NZ13-K genome contains:
- a CDS encoding Holliday junction resolvase codes for the protein MGVRRKGIRAERDLLERFWSLGIGAVRVAGSGVSAHPSADIVAGFRGRIAIIEV
- a CDS encoding type II methionyl aminopeptidase, yielding MSMGEEEIETLMRLGEAHSSVLEDMLQRVREGVRLLDIAEESESRIREMGYEPAFPTNISLNQTAAHYTPFPGDESIVLSGSVVKLDMGSHAGGLIVDAARTVVLDDRYEEMVEVAREAVIKAVARIAPGSRLIDVSEVIYETIVSSGYKPISNLTGHKIEVYKLHAGVDVPNIPVRGNYRVKKGDIFAIEPFVTSPDSKGYVVSFGEPLIFSMRRKVSSRDERERRVMRLIERNYSKLPFCERWFFSEIGGRINDILLRLAKKGALISYPPLVEVSGRFVVQYEDTVLVTSEGSINLTGGT
- a CDS encoding threonylcarbamoyl-AMP synthase encodes the protein MRRIRLGESGREEVIIEVVEVLKRGGLVIYPTDTVYGLGADAENEESVRRVYEVKGRPGEKRLTIAVSDIDMLERYALLDEISRELILRFLPGKVTFILRKTSRVLDLVNPEAIGVRIPNLPIVLEIIRCFGRAITATSANISGRPPKLDPDEAASEVKADLLLDYGVLPPSKPSTVVDLTGGEPVLIREGDVPFEAILREYRRITSSRLG
- a CDS encoding tRNA (adenosine(37)-N6)-threonylcarbamoyltransferase complex transferase subunit TsaD; translation: MISLGIESTAHTFGVGVVDAAGRVLSNKWRTFSSMSGGMRPHELAEHHSSVALEVLEEALSSAGVSIRDISVIGYSRGPGIGQALLIGAFIARSLSLKLNKPLIGVNHPLAHVEIGRMITGSKDPVVLYVSGGNTQVISHNGRRYVVLGETLDIGLGNAQDRLGRELGLPFPPGPLMDSMEGNWIELPYTVKGMDLSFSGLLTEALRKLRSGARKEDVVWSFMEVAFSMTVEVAERALALTGKDELLLVGGVAASPRFKEKVRRMCEERGASLKVPPPDLARDNGAMIAWTALLCHLHGIFPPEDPVSSHILPEWRIDDLNWPLI
- a CDS encoding MoxR family ATPase, encoding MTVELQREVEEIRRRFRIVGRREELKKMLIAVRSGKHILLEGPVGVGKTLLARALAEYLCRDFVRVDGDERLDENKLLGHWDPPTVLRMGYVEEAFIPGPLTRAALSGSILFINELNRLPESAQNALLPAMDEGIIQIPHLGTLRAKEGFLIIATQNPEEDIGVYRLSEALKDRFVLVKLDYPSRDEEIEIVKTHIPEVDDRIAEISVDIVRRTREHPSIVRGCSVRSSIDLAKITSLMDGGDEKWYTSALMTLPQRIETSDSSADKEKLIRELVRSVLDGYKPDFPAQRDLQRSR
- a CDS encoding VWA domain-containing protein, yielding MTLKLKNMGFQIQRDFQSLNFENLRKLADHYLMEGDLRGLLDLSNYSQILVAESISEGGFPEKALISIERDPETAVRLYRQVRWKLNERAREIFRRLISKVVIRASCGDVKGLTTESRDYVPYSPGMEFDLERTIERIIERCKRIEEVDYDDIVASTKSRRNRSLVIILDSSGSMTGKKILIAMMIAAIASHKLREGRYCVIGFNSDAFVMKSPTDNKSVTKVIEEILDLVPLGYTNIAEGLRRGLELSRHLRDPDFLLITDGEYNVGEDPRNVARRFRSLNVIYTAGRRGSKGLALCESMASLGGGRCFTVRDFREIPGMMRRIFGH
- a CDS encoding winged helix-turn-helix transcriptional regulator, translating into MKRTAKVLLGIALLLIPLSSIAIGAEPPQEVTITRMVVTAELFENSSVKVTVIAEIKVPRNFTGVVRAVMFPVVPIGISMENPEKGISDARSLSRGIYAQRVSTQSFGDAILVGFEEGLKPGEARNISFSFTLKPTTVLAKFDDSYRFAYRFYKPNVTLDYNKSVMEVILPRGAGVTRIGQEGALSMDPLSERLTAIWSPFPAPRGGGWDFILEFKIMSQLAGQPVRTDAVPQQTPSEQMIPILLISNAFTASLTVFVTTLARRLRYGRGRGLPTPIEADEVDEETLLKLEEALEKLDKDERSILEIIHRNNGRIEQKDLPELTGFSKSKVSRVLKRLDSMRFIRRVSQGKTKIVELNPIVSRVLEGSAT
- the rnz gene encoding ribonuclease Z, giving the protein MRVKFLGTSSAVPTNDRGLPAILVKLGGESILLDCGEGTQRQMIRGKESLMDVNKIVITHLHGDHFFGLFPMIQTLGILKRSSELKIIGPRALEPLLSSILEGTGSKPQFRVIFSSIEVGRPMDLGRFTLEFFEVDHNGFETYGLKLKEKDRPGEFDPKKADELGIPVFMRGFLQKGFTIKLPDGRVVSPKEVMGPPRRGAVLVYSSDTRPSESVIEAARGADLLIHEATYLEEHKDRALATGHSTALEAGEVAEAAGVKKLALTHFSARYSDEDLPRFQEEASKAYKGEIVVARDFLSLDV
- a CDS encoding asparagine ligase (AS-AR; AsnRS2; similar to asparaginyl-tRNA synthetase but lacking the N-terminal anticodon-binding site; the enzyme from Pyrococcus converts aspartic acid into asparagine) — translated: MMARGLERAIQPEEFSRDIYGIVSHPIMQEVYRFRHIIARAIREFLDGEGFVEFDPIMIGPVTDPGTRGAQEFRIPYYGREYRIMRSGILYKQLLATAMEEGKVYFFYPNLRHEPIDAGRTGRHLAEFVQVDLEVRGADHLEVMGIAERLLKHVIDEVRGYEDRLKRIWEFFGSERRELPDIRLPLKRMTHREAVELLMDHSRRDEVLRELERRFNVRRPRERLSFTAEIPWEWEWYLSKIQDQPFFIQDYPKGARGFYDREYPDRPGTLMDFDLLAPEGHGELSSGAAREYEASRVFARMMESGEDPGPYEWYLKFLRDHGKPTAGFGIGMERLVKYVCDLPSVHLARPAPKVPGVHTP